Below is a genomic region from Streptomyces sp. NBC_00461.
GCTGACCGAGGCGGTGGAGTGTGCCCCGCCCGAGGCTCCCGACGGACACCCGGCCGTCGCCGCCTTGTATCCCCGCTTCCACCAGCGCACCCCCGACCAGGTGTTGGACGAAGAGGCCTACCAGTGGGCGAGGCCGCTGACGGACGAGGAGTGCATGAAGCCCTATGTCGTCGGCATCGACGTCAACATGGCCTTCGCCGCGGCCGCCAACCGGCTGACCGTCGGCCTGTCCGCCCCCGTCCACGTCCACCGCCCGGCCTTCGACACGAAACTGCCCGGCTCCTGGCTGGTCGACCTCTCCCACATCCGCCTCGACGAGCGCCTGCCCAGCCCGTTTACCCCGCACGGCGAACGCCCCACCGGCCCGGCCTGGTACGCCACCCCAACCGTCGCCTACGCCGTCGAACTCGGCTACACGATCACCCCTCTCGAGGCCTACCTGCGCTACGAGCACGGCCCCTACCTGGACGCCTGGTACACCCGGCTGCGCGACGCCTACATCGCCACGATGGCCGACCTCGGGATCACCCCCGGCATGCCCGAAGAGCAGTACCTGGCCGCGATGGCCGGCCACCAGCACACCGACCCCGTCCTCGCCGCCGTGCTCAGCGCCATCAAGGCCACCGTCAAAGGCGGCATCGGCAAACTCCGCGAGCGGGCCCGCAGCGGCGGCTGGCGACCGGGCGAGCCCTGGCCCGCCCTCGCCCGCCCGACCTGGCGCCCCGACATCCGCGCCGCCGTCATCGCCAACGCCCGCGTCAACATGCACCGCAAGATGCTCAAGCTCGCCACCCACGCGGACCTGTACCCGGTCGCGGTCCTCTCCGACTGCGCCGTGTACGCCTCCGACGGCCCCAGCCCGCTCAACTTCCTGCCCTACCGGGACGGCAAGCCCCTGCCCGGCGGCTTCCGGCTCGGCGTTTCACCCGGGATGGTCAAACACGAGGGCACCCAGAGCGTGCTGTGGGCCGAAGGCCTGCTGGAAGAACATGGCCCGGACGTGAACATCGCCCGGCACATCAAGACCGGCATCATCTCCGGCCAGGACGAAGGGGAGTAGGCACCGATGGGCATCATCGCCGACAGCCTCGACCAGGCCGACGCCGCACACTTCACCCGCCCCATCCCGAAGTCGGCCCAGAAACAGATGCAGTTCCTGGTCCGACAAACCAAGGGCACCAGGGCCGCGGCTGACCTGCTGGGCATCACCCAGCGCACCGTCGAGCGCTACGTCAAAGGACAGCTCAAGCAGCCTCGCCACGACCTCGCCCAACGGCTCGCTGACGAAGTCCGCAAACGATGGCAGCCCCGAGTCCGCGACCGGGCGAAACGACAGGCCGCCACGACCAGCGGCATCGTCATCGACACCCGGGCACGCTTCGGCTTCACCGCCGCCCCCGGTACCACCGACGACCCGCGGCTGAGGCCCATCACCCAAGGCCTGCCGCCAGCCTACGCAGCACGACTCTTCGACGCCCACGCCGCCGGAGCCACAGAGCAACAACTCCAGGACATCGTGACCGAAGGACTCCAGGAGATCTACTTCAAAGACCGCGGACGACGCGCACACGGCCTGCTGGTGGACTTCACCGACCTCGACTACCTCGACGTCGACTACTGAGCAGAGCGGCCCCCTCCACCAAGGGCCCCCGCCTGCTGAGCCAAAGCACAATAGTTGTCACCAAGGCAGGCGTGCTGTCACCAGGGCCACCGGGCGGCGAGTGCTGAGCAGAGTTCGGGACCGCGGTGCAGTCTCAGCTGTCCAACCCGGCTTCCCACTTGCGCCGGCGCAGCAGGTGGTCGCTGAAGAGGTGTCGGCTCCGGTCGAGCAGTTCACCC
It encodes:
- the tap gene encoding telomere-associated protein Tap — its product is MTDQPQELFAAVDSLLAAVDDGTVLPLPAERVRLREAAGLTRAAIAQALGTRVPSIEGWEAGRSEPTGERREAYRHLLEGLAQRHPAPSPSSRPAARPKPPSVPSTQNTPAPTARPARSSGPTRAADARFPNGPLAVLDGDGTAYCLGGVLLECPAATIPQLADWVLRQSGLGAERLHRHGKDSDPLIVLTAQATARFGLPAELEDRRGLRLPDDHPVVRQLARAKWKLTRRGFGPWPRIYRPAQDGRRQCVQLAVLPWGALDARSWGTADQLEPAELARLLGTYATRVLTPCGSTAVTGLELMTALRPPTRAVKDPVTGNWVSGPMPGSLTEAVECAPPEAPDGHPAVAALYPRFHQRTPDQVLDEEAYQWARPLTDEECMKPYVVGIDVNMAFAAAANRLTVGLSAPVHVHRPAFDTKLPGSWLVDLSHIRLDERLPSPFTPHGERPTGPAWYATPTVAYAVELGYTITPLEAYLRYEHGPYLDAWYTRLRDAYIATMADLGITPGMPEEQYLAAMAGHQHTDPVLAAVLSAIKATVKGGIGKLRERARSGGWRPGEPWPALARPTWRPDIRAAVIANARVNMHRKMLKLATHADLYPVAVLSDCAVYASDGPSPLNFLPYRDGKPLPGGFRLGVSPGMVKHEGTQSVLWAEGLLEEHGPDVNIARHIKTGIISGQDEGE
- the tpg gene encoding telomere-protecting terminal protein Tpg, which translates into the protein MGIIADSLDQADAAHFTRPIPKSAQKQMQFLVRQTKGTRAAADLLGITQRTVERYVKGQLKQPRHDLAQRLADEVRKRWQPRVRDRAKRQAATTSGIVIDTRARFGFTAAPGTTDDPRLRPITQGLPPAYAARLFDAHAAGATEQQLQDIVTEGLQEIYFKDRGRRAHGLLVDFTDLDYLDVDY